A genome region from Tolypothrix sp. PCC 7712 includes the following:
- a CDS encoding metal ABC transporter permease yields MFQALIEPLQYGFMQRSLVIAILVGLLCAVVGSYLMVQRLALLGDAISHSVLPGLAIAFMVGGNIFVGAFIAGVVSTMAIALIRTRSPIKEDAAMGIVFSAFFALGITLITVIQKDNKIDLNHFLFGNILGVTIDEVRDTAIIAAIVLLVVVLLYKELLFYTFDPLGAQAAGLPVNRLNFGLMLLIALTIVASMKAVGVILVLSLLITPGATAYLLVKRLNQVMILGAVIGVISSTSGMYLSYFYNLPSGPAIVLVVSGLFVLALLFSPRHGIFAPQQKKEIVEK; encoded by the coding sequence ATGTTCCAAGCATTAATTGAGCCATTGCAATATGGCTTTATGCAGCGATCGCTGGTGATTGCAATATTAGTCGGGTTGTTGTGTGCTGTCGTTGGTAGCTACTTGATGGTACAACGATTGGCACTGCTGGGAGATGCGATTAGTCACTCAGTTTTACCAGGACTAGCGATCGCCTTTATGGTGGGAGGTAATATTTTTGTTGGGGCTTTTATTGCTGGCGTTGTGAGTACAATGGCGATCGCACTTATTAGAACGCGATCGCCAATCAAAGAAGATGCGGCAATGGGCATAGTTTTCTCAGCATTTTTTGCCCTTGGTATTACCTTAATTACTGTTATTCAAAAAGATAATAAAATTGACCTGAATCACTTTTTATTCGGCAATATTCTGGGTGTAACTATTGATGAAGTAAGAGACACCGCCATCATTGCAGCGATTGTTTTATTAGTTGTAGTTTTACTCTACAAAGAACTGTTATTTTACACCTTCGACCCTTTAGGCGCACAAGCTGCAGGTTTACCAGTTAATCGGCTGAACTTTGGATTAATGCTGCTAATTGCCTTAACAATTGTCGCTAGTATGAAAGCGGTAGGTGTAATTCTTGTCCTTTCACTATTAATTACCCCTGGTGCGACAGCTTATTTATTAGTGAAACGCCTCAACCAAGTAATGATTTTAGGTGCAGTTATTGGCGTAATTTCTAGTACTAGCGGCATGTATTTGAGCTACTTTTATAATTTACCCTCAGGCCCCGCGATTGTATTAGTAGTATCGGGATTATTTGTCTTAGCATTATTATTTAGTCCGCGACACGGGATATTTGCACCGCAACAGAAAAAGGAAATTGTCGAGAAGTAA
- a CDS encoding metal ABC transporter ATP-binding protein, whose translation MKSTEGIYISHLGVHYRTQEALRDVNCIIEPGKLTGIFGPNGAGKSTLMKAILGLVAKSSGNALYQNKPLMQQLEKVAYVPQRSQIDWTYPATVWDVVMMGRVKKTGWLRSFSAVSRQVANNALERVGMKNYCDRPIGELSGGQQQRVFLARALAQQAEIFCFDEPLVGIDQKTQTVIFEVFHELANAGKIVLVVNHDLGESITHFDDLILLNRELIATGSRQQVLTEENLQSAYGGKVMYFSDAA comes from the coding sequence ATGAAATCTACAGAAGGAATTTATATCTCCCATTTAGGGGTACACTACCGCACGCAAGAAGCATTGCGCGACGTTAATTGCATCATTGAACCAGGTAAACTCACAGGTATTTTTGGCCCGAATGGTGCTGGTAAAAGTACTTTAATGAAGGCGATATTGGGCTTGGTCGCGAAAAGTAGCGGTAATGCTTTATACCAGAATAAACCCTTGATGCAGCAACTAGAGAAAGTTGCTTATGTACCCCAGCGTAGCCAAATTGATTGGACTTACCCGGCGACAGTTTGGGATGTGGTGATGATGGGAAGGGTAAAAAAAACGGGATGGTTGCGTAGTTTTTCCGCAGTTAGCCGTCAGGTAGCAAATAATGCCTTAGAAAGAGTGGGGATGAAAAATTATTGCGATCGCCCCATCGGAGAACTCTCCGGAGGACAGCAGCAGCGAGTATTTTTAGCCCGTGCTTTAGCCCAGCAAGCAGAAATTTTCTGTTTTGATGAACCATTAGTAGGTATCGATCAAAAGACTCAAACAGTAATTTTTGAAGTCTTTCATGAACTCGCAAACGCAGGCAAAATCGTTTTAGTAGTCAACCACGATTTAGGCGAATCTATCACCCACTTTGATGATTTAATATTATTAAACCGAGAATTAATAGCCACAGGTTCAAGACAGCAAGTACTCACCGAAGAAAACTTACAAAGTGCCTATGGTGGAAAAGTGATGTACTTTTCTGATGCAGCTTAA
- the holA gene encoding DNA polymerase III subunit delta encodes MPIYVYWGEDDFAIEKAVAALCDRILDPLWTSFNYSSLLPDQADAVIQGLNEVMTPSFGAGGRLVWLVNTTLCQHCPDNVLAELTRTLPVIPENSFLLLTSRNKPDERLKSTKFLKQQATEFREFPLIPPWKTELLVQAVHQAAHSTGVKLTAKAMEVIAESVGNDTRLLYNEMEKLRLYGAASNQPLDVDSVTKLVRNTTQNSLQLAAAIRNGDTAQALATLSDLINASEPGLRIVATLIGQFRTWLWVKIMMESGERNPQEIAKAAEIGNPKRIYFLQQEVKFLSVQQLISILPLLLDLEVSLKQGYSDITTLQTKVIELCQVARGSRA; translated from the coding sequence ATGCCAATTTACGTTTACTGGGGTGAAGATGATTTTGCCATAGAAAAGGCGGTGGCTGCATTATGCGATCGCATCCTCGATCCCCTATGGACAAGTTTTAACTACAGTTCCTTGCTTCCAGATCAAGCTGATGCGGTGATTCAGGGATTAAATGAAGTGATGACACCCAGTTTTGGCGCTGGTGGAAGGTTAGTCTGGCTAGTAAATACTACTCTGTGTCAGCATTGTCCAGATAATGTGTTGGCTGAACTAACGCGCACCTTACCTGTGATTCCCGAAAATTCATTTTTATTGCTCACCAGTCGCAACAAACCCGATGAACGTTTAAAATCGACGAAATTTTTAAAACAACAAGCTACTGAGTTTCGAGAATTTCCCCTGATTCCCCCCTGGAAAACAGAGTTACTCGTACAAGCAGTACATCAAGCTGCTCATAGCACAGGTGTTAAACTCACAGCTAAGGCGATGGAAGTGATTGCAGAATCCGTAGGCAACGATACCCGCCTCCTCTACAATGAAATGGAGAAATTGCGGCTCTATGGTGCGGCTAGCAATCAGCCTCTAGATGTAGATAGTGTTACCAAGTTAGTCAGAAATACTACGCAAAATAGTTTACAATTAGCAGCAGCCATCAGAAATGGCGATACAGCTCAAGCCTTAGCCACCTTAAGCGATTTAATCAATGCTTCCGAGCCTGGTTTACGCATAGTAGCTACCTTGATTGGTCAATTTCGCACCTGGCTATGGGTAAAAATTATGATGGAAAGCGGTGAGCGCAATCCCCAAGAGATTGCGAAAGCTGCAGAAATCGGTAACCCCAAACGTATTTACTTTTTACAACAGGAAGTCAAATTCCTTTCTGTACAGCAACTCATCTCGATTTTACCTCTGCTCCTAGACTTAGAAGTTAGTCTCAAGCAAGGATATTCAGATATTACAACACTGCAGACAAAGGTGATAGAACTTTGTCAAGTGGCTAGAGGAAGTAGAGCATAA
- a CDS encoding LysR substrate-binding domain-containing protein — protein sequence MELRHLRYFIAVAEEKNFSYAAQRLHIAQPPLSQQISALEAEIGVKLFDRKKRPLQLTSAGQVFLAEARLVLTQVEHAIIQTQRASRGEIGELVVGTNSSIANSLLPDMLRIFRDRFPYVKLVLRELTAAQQIQELHNRRLDIAFDRLLNSYQQNTELCYLPIGRESLVIALPKTHPLASQPEIPLQDLAHEPFVLPSTELVPSYTEIIHLCEQAGFFPNVVQEATWMITVLSLVAGGVGVALLPSNVQNLQRQGVVYKPIQGANLTREIVVLWRQEDTSPVLHEFLKVIQELTN from the coding sequence ATGGAACTTCGACATTTACGGTACTTTATTGCTGTGGCTGAAGAAAAGAACTTTAGCTATGCAGCGCAACGTTTACATATTGCACAACCTCCCCTCAGTCAGCAGATTAGCGCCCTGGAAGCAGAAATTGGTGTCAAACTCTTCGATCGCAAAAAACGTCCCCTGCAACTCACATCTGCGGGACAAGTATTTTTAGCAGAAGCCAGGTTAGTTTTAACTCAAGTTGAACATGCAATTATTCAAACACAGCGCGCCAGTCGCGGTGAAATTGGTGAATTGGTAGTAGGTACAAATAGTTCTATTGCCAATAGCCTGCTTCCTGATATGCTGCGAATATTCCGCGATCGCTTTCCCTATGTCAAGCTGGTATTACGGGAACTCACAGCAGCACAGCAAATTCAAGAACTACACAATCGCCGTCTAGATATCGCTTTTGATCGCTTACTCAATTCCTATCAACAGAATACTGAGTTGTGTTATTTACCGATTGGGCGCGAGTCTTTGGTGATTGCATTACCAAAAACACATCCTCTCGCTTCTCAGCCAGAAATCCCTCTGCAAGACTTGGCACATGAACCTTTTGTGTTACCTTCTACAGAATTAGTTCCTTCCTATACTGAGATTATTCACCTTTGTGAACAAGCTGGTTTTTTCCCCAATGTCGTTCAAGAAGCCACCTGGATGATTACAGTTCTCAGCTTAGTTGCAGGTGGGGTGGGAGTAGCACTTTTACCCAGCAATGTCCAAAATCTTCAGCGCCAAGGTGTTGTTTATAAACCTATCCAAGGCGCAAATCTCACTAGAGAGATTGTAGTTCTGTGGCGACAAGAAGATACTTCACCCGTTTTGCACGAGTTTCTCAAAGTAATTCAAGAATTAACAAATTGA
- a CDS encoding metal ABC transporter substrate-binding protein, with the protein MRKKHQTPNYPLPITPSPFSQSTYILSQICLAILLPLALFGCSQSDSGSNSQSDGKPQVVATSTIIADLTEEIGGDEIQVRGILKPGTDPHVYEPVPADSRVMEKANLILYNGYNLEPGLIKLMNAAGGGVKRLAVGEVVKPLQLDKGKGETVPDPHVWGSAENAIAMVNAIRDGLIELSPEDKAEFTENATQLSNELKQLHSWINQQIQTIPPDKRKLVTTHDAFQYYGQAYKIAIAGTLIGISTEEQPSAQTVQRLVESIKKIGVNAIFAETTINPALIKTVAEEAKVNLAPRQLYSDSIGAKGSEGDTYIKMMTANTRTIVEALGGKYTPFQPKK; encoded by the coding sequence ATGAGGAAGAAACACCAAACACCCAATTACCCATTACCCATTACCCCTTCTCCCTTTTCCCAATCCACATACATTCTTTCGCAGATATGCTTGGCAATACTTCTACCTTTGGCTTTATTTGGTTGTAGCCAGTCGGATAGCGGTAGTAATTCTCAGAGTGATGGGAAACCGCAAGTTGTAGCAACTAGCACTATCATTGCTGATTTAACTGAAGAGATTGGCGGCGATGAAATTCAAGTAAGAGGAATTCTCAAGCCTGGTACAGATCCTCACGTTTATGAACCAGTACCAGCAGATAGCCGGGTAATGGAAAAAGCGAATTTGATTTTATATAACGGTTACAACCTAGAACCCGGATTAATTAAGTTAATGAATGCTGCGGGTGGAGGTGTGAAGCGGTTAGCGGTGGGAGAAGTTGTTAAACCTTTGCAGTTAGATAAAGGTAAAGGTGAAACCGTTCCCGATCCTCATGTGTGGGGTAGTGCAGAAAATGCGATCGCAATGGTAAATGCAATTCGGGATGGTTTAATTGAGTTATCGCCCGAAGATAAAGCAGAATTTACTGAGAATGCCACCCAACTTAGCAATGAATTAAAGCAGTTGCATAGTTGGATTAATCAGCAAATCCAAACCATTCCCCCAGATAAGCGCAAACTTGTTACTACCCATGATGCTTTTCAATATTATGGACAAGCTTATAAAATTGCGATCGCAGGTACACTAATCGGTATCAGCACTGAAGAACAACCAAGCGCCCAAACTGTACAGCGATTAGTGGAGTCAATTAAGAAAATCGGCGTTAATGCCATTTTTGCGGAAACAACTATCAATCCTGCCTTAATTAAAACTGTAGCCGAAGAAGCTAAAGTCAACCTCGCCCCACGTCAACTTTATTCCGACTCCATCGGTGCAAAGGGGAGTGAAGGCGATACATATATCAAAATGATGACAGCCAATACCCGCACGATTGTCGAAGCTTTAGGTGGTAAATATACGCCTTTTCAACCTAAAAAATAA